A stretch of DNA from Desulfosarcina ovata subsp. ovata:
CATCGACCGGCATGGCCAGGCCCTTCCCGATACCACCCTGGCCCTGTGCGAGTCCAGTGATGCCATCCTTTTCGGATCGGTGGGCGGCCCCAAGTGGGAGCACCTGCCGCCGGCCGAACAGCCCGAGCGCGGAGCCCTGTTGCCCCTGCGCAAACACTTCAACCTGTTCTGCAATTTTCGTCCGGCCAAGGTTTTTCCCGCGCTGGCCGCAGCTAGCCCCCTGCATCCGGATATTGTCCGCGAAGGGTTCGACATTCTCTGCGTCCGTGAGTTGACCGGCGACATCTATTTCGGGCAGCCCAAGGGCCGCGAGGGCAGCGGCCCCGATGAACGGGCATTCGACACCATGGTTTACACCCGCCGGGAGATCGAACGGATTGCGCGGGCCGCATTCGACGCGGCACGGTTGCGCGACAAACGCGTGGCATCGGTGGACAAGGCCAATGTGCTCACCACCATGGTGCTGTGGCGGGAGGTGGTCAAGGAGATCGCCAAAGACTATCCCGATGTGGAATTGAGCCATATCTATGTGGACAATGCCACCATGCAGCTGGTCAAGGATCCGCACCAGTTCGATGTGCTGCTGTGCGGCAACATGTTCGGCGATATCATCTCCGACGAGTGTGCCATGATCACCGGTTCCATGGGCCTGTTGCCATCGGCCAGCATCAGCGAAAGTGGGTTTGGCCTGTATGAGCCGGCCGGCGGCAGCGCACCGGACATTGCCGGCCAAGGCATTGCTAATCCCATTGCCGAGATCCTTTCGGCGGCCATGATGTTGCGTTACAGCCTCAAACGGGGTGACGCGGCCGATGCGATTGAAGATGCCGTGGCCCATGTACTGGCCGAAGGCATCCGTACACCCGATATCGCTGCCGGCGGACAGGCCATAGGCACCGGGGAGATGGCCGATGCGGTGGTGCGCCACCTCGATGGCGGCCAATAGGCCGGCTGGCAGGGCAAGGCGCTTTTCCGGTGAACCCGCCGCTGATTACCGTTGACCATATTACCGTCCGGCTGCGTGACCGCTGGTTTCTGGATGGTCTGTCATGGTGTATCCGGGCGGGCGAGCAGTGGACCCTTGTCGGTCCCAACGGGGCGGGCAAAACCACCTTGGCCAAGGCCATTGCCGGTCTACTTCCGGTGGTCCGGGGCAAGATCCATTATCATGCCTTTGGTGACCTCCGACCGACCCAGGCCATCGCCTATGTGGCCAGCGATGCCCGGCGGGATCTGTGGCGTAGGGAACAGCGCCTGGCCTTGAGTCGGGATTTTGCCGGACGGTTTACCGAGGCCACACCTGTGCGAGCGCTGCTGGTCAGCCGGTCCGTTGCCCCTGGAACAACCCATGTCCCCGAAAACCAGCTGACCGATGTGGTCCGCTGCTGCAATTTGCAGCATCTGCTGGACAAGCCGCTCCTGGCCATCTCCACGGGGGAGATGAGCCGGGTGCTGGTTGCCCGCGAGCTGCTTCGCCAGCCCAGGATGCTGGTGCTCGACGAACCCTTCGAAGGTCTTGACATGCCGGGCCGCCAGGCGATGATCGGCATGCTCGATGGCCTGGCCACCACGGGGCTACCCCTGCTCCTGATTGTTCACCGCCTGGCGGAACTGCCCACGGCCATGACCCATCTGCTGGCCATCGACGATGGGCGGGTTGTCCGCTCCGAACCGCTGGACCGCGCAGGGCAACCGCCGCTTTACCCTGAAAAAGCGAATCCTCGGGAGAAACGCTTTCCGCCACTTCCCAACGGCGCAAAGCCGCCTTCCGCCCGGCCACTGATCGAGATGCAGGCGGTTACGGTGCGTTACGGCGACCATGTGGTCTTGGACCGCTTGACCTGGTCGGTCAACGAGGGCCAGCACTGGGCCATCACCGGTCCCAATGGGGCCGGCAAATCGACCCTGCTGAAACTGGTTACCGGGGATTGCCTTCAGGTGTACGCCAACGCCATTCGCCTGTTCGGGCGTGATCGGGGAACGGCCCAGACACTGGGAGAGACGCGCCGTCAGCTTGGGGTGGTGAGCCACGATCTGGCTGCCGCGTACCAGAAACCGGTCTGCGCCCTGAACGTGGTCTGCTCCGGGTTTTACGATTCGGTGGGGCTGTACCGCCATGTGGACGCGGAAAAGGCTGCCACCGCCCGTCAGTGGCTGGGCCGGATGGGGCTGTCGGGTTTGGCAGACCAGCCGTTCAACCAGCTTTCCCAGGGGCAGCGACAGATGATTCTGATCGCCCGGGCCATGGTCAAATCGCCGCGCTTGCTGATCCTGGACGAGCCCCTCTCCGGGCTGGACGCCCTTCATCGCAGCCGGGTGTTGGACCTGTTGGAGGGCATTGGTGAGGCGCAGTCCACCACCCTGGTTGTTATTTCCCACCATGTGGAAGAGATCCCCCATTGCACGACACACCGCCTGGCGCTGGATCAGGGTCGGGTGGTTGCCTGCGGACCGGTCAGAAACGATGAATAGAACGTGGATGCTTAAGGCTCAGGGCTGAAAGCGTTAGTGCTGAGGGATGCGTCCGGCTATCCTTCGTCAATCGGCTTGCCATCGCACTGCCCGTCGCGCAGCCCTTCGGTGTAGCGGCGCACGCCGTAACGCTGGATCTGCCGGCAGATGCCGCGGACGATGCTGGCCTCGCCGGCACGCAGGGAGAGCCGGGTGAAGAAACGACGGATGCGGACCATCCAGTAGTCGGGGTTTTGCGGGTTGACATAGCCGATCTCCATCAGGGCGGCGGTCAGCTCACCGTACATCTGGTCCAGTTCGACGCGTTTGGCCAAGCGGGGTGTCAGCGGTTTCGGATCGGCCTGATCGGCGGTGGCCAGGCAGTAGCAGATGATCATCACCGCCTGGGCCAGATTGAGCGAGCTGAAATCCACAGTGGGGATATTGACCAGTTGATGGCAGTGTTTCAGATCCTCGTTGGTCAGCCCCCGGTCCTCGGGACCGAAAAGAATGGCCACTGGATTGTTGTGCGCGATGGGGATCAGGCCGCGTGCCAGAAAATCCGGTGATTTGATCACCGGGCGCTGTTCGCCCAGGCGGGCGGTCGTGCCGACCACATGGCCAAAGGGTGCCAGGGCCGCCTCCAGGGAGGAGAAACGCTGGATGCGGTCCACAATGCTGCCCGCTGTGTGGGTGGCCAGCCGGCGGATGCGGGCGTTGTCCCAGATGCCCGGCTCCACAACGATCAGGCGGGTAAACCCCATGTTGCACATGGCCCGGGCAGCGGACCCGATATTCTCAGGATACCGGGGCCGCTGCAGGACGATGGAGATGTTATCGCGGACGATGCCGACGGTCATCGGGCGGTAATTTCAAAGGCGTTGAAGAAGTAGCCGATCTCAAATGCGGCGGTTTCCGGGGCATCGGAGCCATGGACGACGTTTTTTTCGATATCGGTGGCAAAATCACGGCGGATGGTTCCCTCGGCGGCATCCTTGTAGTTGGTGGCCCCCATGAGGTCCCGGTAGCGGGCAATGGCATCGTCGCCTTCGAGCACCATGACCACGGCCGGCCCCGAAGACATGAAATCGGTGAGGCTGCCGAAAAAGGGGCGTTCGCGATGGACGGCGTAAAACCCTTCGGCCTGGGCTTTGGTCATGTGGATCATTTTCATGGCGATGATGGTCAGTCCGTTGGCTTCCAGCCGTTTGACCACATCGCCGATCAGGCCCCGGGCGACGCCGTCGGGCTTGACGATGGATAAGGTTCTCTGCATGGTTGATTTCCTTTCATTGGATTCTGGGCGGCGGACCAAGTCGTGGGCACGGCTGCGCGTCGGTTGAATGCAGTGTTTTGCGCCATATTCTTCTGCCCGCGGCGCCGGTTCGTGGCTGCCATAGCAGAAGGCCGGTACCAAGTCAACCGCTACCCGCAGCCCCTCCCGGGAGTGCCGGATCGCTTCTCAACAATTTGATTTGTCATGATTTATCTCATCACCCCGAACTTCTCAAACCGGACTTTGGACGGTTGACAGCCGTGCTTTGGCGACCTATTATACGAACAGTTCAACCTATGCGTCCATTTTCAACATAAACAGTTTGTTAGTCGTCGTTCGCCCAGGCGCTGAACCGCTGCCATGCCGTCCCGGTGACGGGCCGCGGCAAGAGCGCTGACCAAGGGCAACGGCGCGATCCCGTTCCTATAGCATTCAAAATAATGTTTTTGGGCTACGTTATCGGTCGTCGCGGTATGGATTATACAGCTTCCTCCCTATGGCCTTGCCAAAAACATTATCTTAAACACTGATATAAACGACCGTCAGGATGAAGCGTTATGCCGATCTACGAATTTTACTGCCCGGACTGCAATACGTTGTTCAATTTCTTTTCCCGTCGCATCAACACCGACAAACAGCCGGATTGCCCCAAATGCAAGACCCGTAAACTGGAGCGGCAGATGTCCGCGTTTGCCTTTACCGGCAAGGCCAAGGAGAGCGGTGATGATGATGATCTGCCCTTTGACGAGAGCAAAATGGAAAAGGCCATGCAAATGCTCTCCAGTGAAGCGGAGCGGATCAACGAGGACGACCCCCGCCAAGCGGCCGATCTTATGCGCAAACTGACCGATATGACCGGCATGGAACTGGGGGCCGGTATGGAGGAGGCTTTGCGGAGGATGGAGCGCGGCGACGATCCCGAGCAGGTCGAGGCGGAGATGGGCGATCTTCTGGAATCGGAGGATCCCTTTATCCTGCCCGAAAAAAAGGGCCAGGGCGGGCGTGCTACCAGGCCGGCTCCCATTAAGGACGAGACGCTTTACGATTTGTGATGGTCAGGCAGAGGGGTGAGGGAGAACGTAACCTATACGAAAGGCTTATGCCATGGATCCGACTCGTCGACTGGAAACCCGGCAGGGTGACATTACCCAACTGAGCGTGGATGCGATCGTCAATGCAGCCAATCAAACCCTGAAGGGCGGTGGCGGTGTGGATGGCGCCATCCATCGGGCTGCCGGACCGGAGCTGCTGGCCGAATGCCGGACCCTGGGGGGCTGCCCCACCGGCGAGGCCCGGTTGACCCGGGGTTACCGGTTGCCGGCCAGGTACGTGATTCACACCGTGGGGCCGGTCTACCGCGGCCGCCCTGAGGACCCGCGTCTTTTGGCCAACTGTTACACCAACAGCCTGATACTGGCCCGGGATCATGGGATCTGCAGCATCGCTTTCCCGGCCATCAGTTGCGGGGTTTACGGATATCCCATTGATGAAGCCTGCAAAATTGCCGTGGACACCTGCGCCGCATTCATCACGGCCAACGAGGCCATTGAAAAGATTGTTTTCATGCTTTTTTCTGATAAAGATCTGGCGGTTTATTCCCAATACCTGAAGAACCATGCGGGGTAGTCGGCACGTTGCGGCAGGGTTGTTCGTATCACGGCAGTCGATACGCCTTGCAATTGGAATTGACAAATCCGATCGTCATGGTTAAGTTCAATGACTGAAACCTGAATCGGGATTTCCGGCCCTGAATAAATACGGGCCGAATACGCTTTCAAGGAGGGCATCATGTTCGAGGTTACCCAACCGGCAGTTCAGCAGATTGCTGAATACTTCAAGGGAAAAGAGGCCAAACCGATCCGCATTTTTCTTAACGAAGGCGGGTGAGGGGGGCCTGGTCTGGCCATGGCTCTGGATGAGCCGGCAAACACGGATACGGAATTTGAGGTTGATGGATTCAAGTTTATCGTCAATTCTGATTTTCTTGAAAAAGCCAAACCGATCAAGGTGGATTTCCACCAGTACGGCTTCAAGCTGGACTGCGGCATCGATTTTGGTGCCGGATGCACCAGTTGCGGTACCAAAGGATCCTGCTGCGCCTGATCCTGACAGACCATTACCGTACAAAGGCGACCTGATCGGGTCGCCTTTTTTATATTGCGGCAACGATCCATCGCTTTATCTTGCAGCACCACGCCTGCCCTGCTATAAATCTTTCATCCCCGACCGCAAAAAGGCGTCCTGCTGACGGAGGCATTGCGTTGTCAAAAAGGCGGCTCGACCTTTTCAATCATCGACCGATGCACGAGAATATGAGGAGCAGCCCATGACACGGGTGGATTTCGCTGTAGATGAGCATGTTGCCACCGTTACCCTGAGCGATGGCGAAAACCGGTTCAATCCCGATTTTCTCAATGCATTTCTGGATATTCTTGATGAGGTCGAAACGACCACGGATGCGACCACACTGCTGGTCACCTCCGCGCATGAGAAAATATTCTCCAACGGCATCGATTTGGAATGGATTGTCCCGGTGATTCAGCAAAACGACCTGGCCCGGGCCAAAGCGTTCTTCTATCTGCTCAACCGGATGTTCAAACGCCTGGTGACCTATCCGCTGGTCACCGTGGCGGCCATCTCCGGTCACGCCTTTGCCGGCGGCGCCATTTTGTGCTGTGCGTTTGATTTCCGGTTCATGCGCTCGGACCGCGGATTTTTCTGCTTTCCCGAGGTGGACCTGGGGATTCCGTTTCTGCCGGGGATGAATGCCATTTTGAAAAAAGCCATGCCCATGTACATGGTCGAATATATGCAATACACCGGTGTGCGGCTGACGGCGAACCAGTGTGTGGAACACCACATCGTCCACAACGCCTTGCCCATGGAGGCCCTCATGGCGGAGACCCGGGCGTTTGCCATGGCCATCAACAAACGGCGCCCGGTGGTTGCCGAAATGAAAAAGCGGCTCAATCAGCCCATTGTGCACGCGCTCGATATTACGGATGTTCCCTATATCGAATCCGGACAGTTCAACATCGGTTGATCCATCGTCGATGTGCGCGTGCTGCCGGCCATCTGTGCCAAAATGGGCGTTTCCGGTTGTTACAAAGGGGCGCAGAGTACCAATGGGGTATCCCGCCAAGATGGGAGGGGCGCCCCAACGTCGTGAAGCCGATGCCTTTACCCACACAGACCATTTCTAAACCGGATTCTCCACCGATGGGTCGGAACCGCAGGTCCTCGTCCTCCCGACGGAGGGACACCGAACCCCTTCCGCAAGCAGCGCTTACGGAAGGGGATGAGATCCTGCGCGCCTTTTTCGACCAGATAGATATCGGGCTGGCCGTTACGTTTCCCGACGGTCGTTTTGTCCGGGTCAATGGTGCCCTGTGTGCCTTGCTGGGATATCAGGCGTCCGCATTGCGGCAACACGGTTTGACGGATTTGATCGTTCCTGATCAACGCAGTCGGCTTGTCGCTGTCATGGCGCAGCTCCAGGCCGGCGAAAAACAGCGTTTTCAGATCAAGCCGGAACTCCTGCGCCGGGACGGCCGAGCCGTCTCCGGCCTTTTGACACTTTCCGTTGTTTCCGACCGCGTGGGCCGAATCCGCCACCTGCTCGTCAGTTTTCAGGAGGGCCGCGATCTGGTTCGGACCAAAATGGCTCTGAAGGAGCGAACCGATAGCCTCTCTGAAGTCAACACGGCGTTGGAAGTGCTGCTCAGAGAACGGGAAGCGGACCGGCTGGAGATGAAGGAGACGATGCTGACCAACGCAAAAAGCCTGATTCTGCCCTACCTCGAGAAACTCAAATCCAGCCGTCTGGATATCCGTCAGCGCACTTATCTCAACCTGATTGAATCCAACCTCAATGAAATCATTTCACCATTGACCCAACGAATGTCGGGCCATTACATGAATTTCACCCCCATGGAGATTCAGGTGGCCAATTTGGTCAAGGAGGGGC
This window harbors:
- the leuB gene encoding 3-isopropylmalate dehydrogenase, producing MFKIAVLPGDGIGPEVMEAALTVLEATQKKFNFQLTCQSADVGGIAIDRHGQALPDTTLALCESSDAILFGSVGGPKWEHLPPAEQPERGALLPLRKHFNLFCNFRPAKVFPALAAASPLHPDIVREGFDILCVRELTGDIYFGQPKGREGSGPDERAFDTMVYTRREIERIARAAFDAARLRDKRVASVDKANVLTTMVLWREVVKEIAKDYPDVELSHIYVDNATMQLVKDPHQFDVLLCGNMFGDIISDECAMITGSMGLLPSASISESGFGLYEPAGGSAPDIAGQGIANPIAEILSAAMMLRYSLKRGDAADAIEDAVAHVLAEGIRTPDIAAGGQAIGTGEMADAVVRHLDGGQ
- the ndk gene encoding nucleoside-diphosphate kinase, whose amino-acid sequence is MQRTLSIVKPDGVARGLIGDVVKRLEANGLTIIAMKMIHMTKAQAEGFYAVHRERPFFGSLTDFMSSGPAVVMVLEGDDAIARYRDLMGATNYKDAAEGTIRRDFATDIEKNVVHGSDAPETAAFEIGYFFNAFEITAR
- a CDS encoding O-acetyl-ADP-ribose deacetylase, producing the protein MDPTRRLETRQGDITQLSVDAIVNAANQTLKGGGGVDGAIHRAAGPELLAECRTLGGCPTGEARLTRGYRLPARYVIHTVGPVYRGRPEDPRLLANCYTNSLILARDHGICSIAFPAISCGVYGYPIDEACKIAVDTCAAFITANEAIEKIVFMLFSDKDLAVYSQYLKNHAG
- a CDS encoding FmdB family zinc ribbon protein, which encodes MPIYEFYCPDCNTLFNFFSRRINTDKQPDCPKCKTRKLERQMSAFAFTGKAKESGDDDDLPFDESKMEKAMQMLSSEAERINEDDPRQAADLMRKLTDMTGMELGAGMEEALRRMERGDDPEQVEAEMGDLLESEDPFILPEKKGQGGRATRPAPIKDETLYDL
- a CDS encoding helix-turn-helix transcriptional regulator; this encodes MGRNRRSSSSRRRDTEPLPQAALTEGDEILRAFFDQIDIGLAVTFPDGRFVRVNGALCALLGYQASALRQHGLTDLIVPDQRSRLVAVMAQLQAGEKQRFQIKPELLRRDGRAVSGLLTLSVVSDRVGRIRHLLVSFQEGRDLVRTKMALKERTDSLSEVNTALEVLLREREADRLEMKETMLTNAKSLILPYLEKLKSSRLDIRQRTYLNLIESNLNEIISPLTQRMSGHYMNFTPMEIQVANLVKEGQRTKDIAVILGLSVRTIEAVRYRIRMKLGLKRKGTNLRSTLLSMDSGQPVAVQRDPP
- a CDS encoding enoyl-CoA hydratase/isomerase family protein, which codes for MTRVDFAVDEHVATVTLSDGENRFNPDFLNAFLDILDEVETTTDATTLLVTSAHEKIFSNGIDLEWIVPVIQQNDLARAKAFFYLLNRMFKRLVTYPLVTVAAISGHAFAGGAILCCAFDFRFMRSDRGFFCFPEVDLGIPFLPGMNAILKKAMPMYMVEYMQYTGVRLTANQCVEHHIVHNALPMEALMAETRAFAMAINKRRPVVAEMKKRLNQPIVHALDITDVPYIESGQFNIG
- a CDS encoding RNA methyltransferase; its protein translation is MTVGIVRDNISIVLQRPRYPENIGSAARAMCNMGFTRLIVVEPGIWDNARIRRLATHTAGSIVDRIQRFSSLEAALAPFGHVVGTTARLGEQRPVIKSPDFLARGLIPIAHNNPVAILFGPEDRGLTNEDLKHCHQLVNIPTVDFSSLNLAQAVMIICYCLATADQADPKPLTPRLAKRVELDQMYGELTAALMEIGYVNPQNPDYWMVRIRRFFTRLSLRAGEASIVRGICRQIQRYGVRRYTEGLRDGQCDGKPIDEG
- a CDS encoding ATP-binding cassette domain-containing protein; this encodes MNPPLITVDHITVRLRDRWFLDGLSWCIRAGEQWTLVGPNGAGKTTLAKAIAGLLPVVRGKIHYHAFGDLRPTQAIAYVASDARRDLWRREQRLALSRDFAGRFTEATPVRALLVSRSVAPGTTHVPENQLTDVVRCCNLQHLLDKPLLAISTGEMSRVLVARELLRQPRMLVLDEPFEGLDMPGRQAMIGMLDGLATTGLPLLLIVHRLAELPTAMTHLLAIDDGRVVRSEPLDRAGQPPLYPEKANPREKRFPPLPNGAKPPSARPLIEMQAVTVRYGDHVVLDRLTWSVNEGQHWAITGPNGAGKSTLLKLVTGDCLQVYANAIRLFGRDRGTAQTLGETRRQLGVVSHDLAAAYQKPVCALNVVCSGFYDSVGLYRHVDAEKAATARQWLGRMGLSGLADQPFNQLSQGQRQMILIARAMVKSPRLLILDEPLSGLDALHRSRVLDLLEGIGEAQSTTLVVISHHVEEIPHCTTHRLALDQGRVVACGPVRNDE